Proteins encoded together in one Acipenser ruthenus chromosome 22, fAciRut3.2 maternal haplotype, whole genome shotgun sequence window:
- the LOC117412800 gene encoding protein Wnt-8a-like yields MAFFQLFTPLVLCVYSNVFSASAWSVNNFLMTGPKAFLTYSSSVQVGAQSGIAECKHQFAWDRWNCPESALQLSTHNGLRSATRETSFVHAISSAGVMYTLTRNCSLGDLDNCGCDDSRNGKIGGRGWIWGGCSDNVDFGERISKQYVDALETGQDSRAAVNLHNNEAGRLAVKATMKRICKCHGMSESCSIQTCWLQLSEFREIGNYLKLKHDHAQKLEMDKRRMRAGNSADNRGAIAEAFSTTARTELIYLEDSPDYCVKNASLGFLGTEGRECLQSGDNLSQWEKRSCRRLCHECGLKVEERRTEIISSCNCKFQWCCTVNCEQCTQVVTKHYCSRRERSNPHSKRRRHH; encoded by the exons ATGGCTTTTTTCCAGCTTTTCACTCCACTGGTCCTGTGTGTTTACAGCAACGTCTTCTCAGCATCAGCCTG GTCAGTAAACAACTTCCTTATGACTGGACCAAag GCGTTCCTGACCTACTCCAGCAGTGTGCAGGTGGGCGCGCAGAGTGGCATTGCGGAATGTAAACATCAGTTTGCTTGGGATCGATGGAACTGTCCAGAAAGTGCTCTCCAGCTGTCCACTCACAATGGACTACGAAGTG CTACAAGAGAAACCTCCTTCGTCCACGCCATCAGTTCTGCTGGTGTGATGTACACTTTAACTAGAAACTGCAGTTTGGGGGATTTGGATAACTGTGGATGCGACGATTCTAGAAATGGGAAAATCG GCGGTAGAGGCTGGATTTGGGGAGGCTGCAGCGATAACGTGGACTTTGGAGAACGAATTTCCAAGCAATATGTAGATGCGTTGGAGACTGGGCAAGATTCGAGAGCCGCTGTGAACCTACACAACAATGAGGCAGGCAGACTG GCTGTAAAGGCGACTATGAAGAGAATATGCAAGTGTCATGGGATGTCCGAGAGCTGCAGCATTCAAACCTGCTGGCTCCAGCTGTCCGAGTTCAGAGAAATCGGGAACTACCTGAAATTGAAGCATGACCATGCTCAGAAACTCGAAATGGACAAGAGGAGAATGCGCGCAGGGAACAGCGCCGACAACAGAGGGGCGATCGCTGAAGCTTTCAGCACCACAGCGCGGACAGAGCTCATCTACTTGGAGGACTCTCCTGATTATTGCGTAAAGAATGCCAGCCTTGGGTTTTTAGGCACCGAGGGCAGGGAGTGTCTACAAAGTGGCGACAATCTTTCCCAGTGGGAAAAACGAAGCTGCAGGAGGCTGTGCCACGAATGTGGACTTAAAGTGGAAGAGAGAAGAACTGAAATCATCAGCAGCTGCAACTGCAAATTCCAGTGGTGCTGCACTGTGAACTGCGAGCAGTGCACACAGGTTGTCACCAAGCATTACTGCTCGAGGAGAGAGAGAAGCAATCCACACAGCAAGCGCAGACGTCACCACTAG
- the LOC131699534 gene encoding protein Wnt-8-like — MTGPKAFLTYSSSVQVGAQSGIAECKHQFAWDRWNCPESALQLSTHNRLRSATRETSFVHAISSAGVMYTLTRNCSMGDFENCGCDDSRNGQIGGRGWIWGGCSDNVKFGERISKEFVDALETGQDVRAAMNLHNKAAGRMAVKATMKRSCKCHGVSGSCSIQTCWLQLSEFREIGNYLKLKHDQAQKLDMDKRRMRAGNSADNRAAIAEAFSTIARTELIYFEESPDYCTKNVSLGLYGTEGRECLQSARNLSQWERRSCRRLCHECGHKVEERRTEIISSCNCKFHWCCTVKCEQCKQVVTKRFCTMNYRNNTQFNNTRRTNGNHGRY; from the exons ATGACTGGACCCAAG GCTTTCCTGACCTACTCCAGCAGTGTGCAGGTGGGCGCGCAGAGTGGCATTGCGGAATGTAAACACCAGTTTGCTTGGGATCGGTGGAACTGTCCAGAAAGTGCTCTCCAGCTATCTACTCACAACAGACTAAGAAGCG CTACAAGAGAAACCTCGTTCGTCCACGCCATCAGTTCCGCTGGTGTGATGTACACTTTAACTAGAAACTGCAGTATGGGGGATTTCGAAAACTGTGGCTGTGATGATTCAAGAAATGGACAAATCG gaggTCGAGGCTGGATTTGGGGAGGCTGCAGTGATAATGTGAAGTTTGGAGAACGCATTTCAAAAGAATTTGTAGATGCTTTGGAGACGGGGCAAGACGTAAGAGCCGCTATGAACTTACACAACAAGGCAGCTGGCAGAATG GCTGTAAAAGCGACAATGAAGAGATCCTGCAAGTGTCACGGAGTGTCTGGGAGCTGCAGCATTCAAACCTGCTGGCTCCAGCTGTCGGAGTTCAGAGAAATCGGGAACTACCTCAAATTAAAGCACGACCAGGCCCAGAAACTGGATATGGACAAGAGGAGAATGCGCGCAGGGAACAGCGCCGACAACAGAGCGGCGATCGCAGAAGCTTTCAGCACCATAGCGCGGACAGAGCTCATCTATTTTGAGGAATCCCCGGATTATTGCACGAAGAATGTCAGCCTCGGGCTCTACGGCACGGAGGGTAGGGAGTGTCTACAAAGTGCCAGGAACTTGTCCCAGTGGGAAAGACGAAGCTGCAGGAGGCTGTGCCATGAATGTGGACATAAAGTGGAAGAGAGAAGAACTGAAATCATCAGCAGCTGCAACTGCAAATTCCATTGGTGCTGCACTGTGAAATGTGAGCAGTGCAAGCAGGTTGTCACCAAACGCTTTTGCACTATGAATTACAGAAATAATACCCAATTTAACAACACCAGACGCACAAACGGTAACCACGGGAGATACTAA
- the LOC117973633 gene encoding protein Wnt-8-like, with product MVTIQLFTSVVLYLHYNVFSVTAWSVNNFLMTGPKAFLTYSSSVQVGAHSGIAECKHQFAWDRWNCPESALQLSTHNGLRSATRETSFVHAISSAGVMYTLTRNCSMGDFENCGCDDSRNGKIGGKGWIWGGCSDNVEFGERISKQYVDDLETGQDSRAAVNLHNNEAGRMAVKATMKRSCKCHGVSGSCSIQTCWLQLSEFREIGNYLKLKHDQAQKLDMDKRRMRAGNSADNRAAIAEAFSTIARTELIYFEESPDYCMKNVSLGLYGTEGRECLQSARNLSQWERRSCRRLCHECGHKVEERRTEIISSCNCKFHWCCTVKCEQCKQVVTKHFCSRKERSSAQLNNTKRRNRNHRR from the exons ATGGTTACCATCCAACTTTTCACTTCGGTGGTCCTCTACCTCCACTACAACGTCTTCTCAGTAACAGCATG GTCCGTAAACAACTTCCTCATGACGGGACCAAAG GCGTTCCTGACCTACTCCAGTAGTGTGCAGGTGGGCGCGCACAGTGGCATTGCGGAATGTAAACACCAGTTTGCTTGGGATCGGTGGAACTGTCCGGAAAGTGCTCTCCAGCTGTCCACTCACAACGGGCTAAGAAGCG CTACAAGAGAAACCTCCTTCGTCCACGCCATCAGTTCCGCTGGTGTGATGTACACTTTAACTAGAAACTGCAGTATGGGGGATTTCGAAAACTGTGGGTGTGATGATTCAAGAAATGGAAAAATCG GCGGTAAAGGCTGGATTTGGGGAGGCTGCAGCGATAACGTAGAGTTTGGAGAACGAATTTCCAAACAATACGTGGATGATTTGGAGACTGGGCAAGATTCGAGAGCCGCTGTGAACCTACATAACAACGAGGCAGGCAGAATG GCTGTAAAAGCGACAATGAAGAGATCCTGCAAGTGTCACGGAGTGTCTGGGAGCTGCAGCATTCAAACCTGCTGGCTCCAGCTGTCCGAGTTCAGAGAAATCGGGAACTACCTCAAATTAAAGCACGACCAGGCCCAGAAACTGGATATGGACAAGAGGAGAATGCGCGCAGGGAACAGCGCCGACAACAGAGCGGCGATCGCTGAAGCTTTCAGCACCATAGCGCGGACAGAGCTCATCTATTTTGAGGAATCCCCGGATTATTGCATGAAGAATGTCAGCCTCGGGCTCTACGGCACGGAGGGTAGGGAGTGTCTACAAAGTGCCAGGAACTTGTCCCAGTGGGAAAGACGAAGCTGCAGGAGGCTGTGCCATGAATGTGGACATAAAGTGGAAGAGAGAAGAACTGAAATCATCAGCAGCTGCAACTGCAAATTCCATTGGTGCTGCACTGTGAAATGTGAGCAGTGCAAGCAGGTTGTCACCAAACACTTTTGCTCCAGGAAAGAGAGAAGTAGTGCCCAGCTTAACAACACTAAACGCAGAAACCGTAACCACAGAAGATGA